A genomic window from Triticum urartu cultivar G1812 chromosome 7, Tu2.1, whole genome shotgun sequence includes:
- the LOC125523787 gene encoding pentatricopeptide repeat-containing protein At4g20090-like: MPSPTSPLPLRRLVPNPPFYAAAAAARLSHSDSFVSSSSDDEFPLADELFPAAGAPTLLSVARSLAHSPSPSVSSVLGFLHRLPADASPHIFPHLVAALSRSPRPLLALRLFLRPPTPAATTHHSFNSALLRFPLPPHLLPAFFFHSLRRFSRLAPTLLSFNLLLKCVCFSLVPRNRQLYLEIALRLLHESIPGWKLLPDKFTYSTVVSALADAGRVDDAVALVHEMVVDGAVAAEAFNPVLSAMLRARDVTGAAKLFSFMQLKGCAPSAATYNVLLHGLLVCGRASAAMGVMRRMEREEMTPTVMTYGAVVDGLVRCGKLEDAWKVTEEMRKKGLAPNEFVFSPVITGFCKSGEVDRASTVWDTMVASGVRPNIVLYSAMIDGFARCGKMIKAELLFQEMVEAKCIPNIMTYSSMVRGYFQIGDSSQALSIWEEMLSAGCTPNAVTYSILISGLCNVGRSKDAMMVWKHMLGRGCAPDTIAYTSMIKGLCASGMVDGGLRLFYDMLARGDAEPDVICYNVLLDGLLWVKNLPRAMDLLNQMLDHGCDPDTVTCNTFLREIEVGQGEGREFLEGLVLRLCNRKRNKAAAEVVMVMLAKYIVPEAAILEMVVRGVCRRKRVWRVIDKCWDEIWRF; this comes from the coding sequence ATGCCCTCCCCCACCTCCCCTCTCCCCCTACGACGCCTCGTCCCCAACCCACCCTtctacgccgccgccgccgccgctcgcctctcccACTCCGACTCCTTCGTCTCTTCATCCTCCGACGACGAATTCCCCCTCGCCGACGagctcttccccgccgccggtgCGCCCACCCTCCTCTCCGTCGCGCGCTCGCTCGCTCATTCCCCCAGCCCCTCCGTCTCCTCCGTCCTCGGCTTCCTCCACCGCCTGCCCGCTGACGCCTCCCCGCACATCTTCCCCCACCTCGTCGCCGCCCTCTCCCGCTCGCCCCGGCCGCTCCTCGCGCTCCGCCTCTTCCTCCGCCCGCCAACCCCCGCCGCCACCACCCATCATTCCTTCAACTCCGCCCTCCTCCGATTCCCCCTCCCCCCGCACCTTCTCCCGGCCTTCTTCTTCCACTCCCTCCGCCGCTTCTCCCGCCTCGCCCCCACACTCCTTTCCTTCAACCTCCTCCTCAAGTGCGTTTGTTTCTCTCTGGTCCCAAGGAACCGCCAGCTCTATCTTGAAATCGCCTTACGCCTTCTCCACGAGAGCATTCCAGGGTGGAAACTTCTGCCGGATAAGTTCACATATTCCACGGTTGTGTCTGCTCTCGCGGATGCAGGGCGGGTTGATGATGCTGTGGCGCTGGTGCACGAGATGGTGGTGGATGGGGCCGTGGCCGCCGAGGCATTTAATCCTGTGCTGAGTGCAATGCTGCGTGCCCGAGATGTTACAGGGGCGGCCAAGCTGTTTTCTTTTATGCAGCTGAAGGGCTGCGCACCGTCGGCAGCGACGTACAATGTGCTGCTGCATGGATTGTTGGTCTGCGGTAGGGCTAGTGCCGCAATGGGGGTCATGAGGAGAATGGAGAGGGAGGAGATGACGCCAACTGTGATGACGTATGGGGCAGTTGTAGATGGACTAGTGAGGTGTGGAAAACTGGAGGATGCATGGAAGGTGACTGAAGAAATGAGGAAGAAAGGTCTTGCACCTAATGAGTTTGTGTTCTCGCCCGTCATCACTGGGTTTTGCAAGTCGGGAGAGGTTGATAGGGCATCAACAGTGTGGGACACAATGGTAGCAAGTGGTGTAAGGCCGAACATTGTTTTGTATTCGGCGATGATTGATGGCTTTGCCCGGTGTGGGAAGATGATTAAGGCCGAATTGTTATTTCAAGAGATGGTTGAGGCAAAATGTATACCAAATATCATGACTTATAGCTCGATGGTTCGGGGATATTTCCAAATTGGAGATTCATCACAGGCTCTTTCTATCTGGGAGGAAATGCTAAGTGCTGGGTGCACACCAAATGCTGTTACTTATAGCATATTGATCAGTGGACTGTGCAATGTAGGGAGATCAAAGGATGCTATGATGGTCTGGAAGCACATGCTTGGTCGTGGCTGTGCACCTGATACAATTGCTTATACTTCCATGATCAAGGGGTTGTGTGCTTCTGGGATGGTAGATGGTGGTCTACGACTGTTCTATGACATGTTGGCAAGGGGTGATGCTGAACCTGATGTTATCTGTTATAATGTATTGCTTGATGGGTTGCTCTGGGTGAAGAACCTTCCTCGGGCAATGGACTTGCTCAACCAGATGCTTGACCATGGTTGTGATCCAGACACGGTGACTTGCAATACGTTCTTGCGGGAGATTGAGGTTGGACAGGGTGAAGGGAGGGAGTTCTTAGAGGGCCTAGTGTTGAGGTTATGCAATAGAAAAAGGAATAAGGCAGCTGCGGAGGTCGTGATGGTGATGCTGGCTAAGTATATTGTGCCAGAGGCTGCCATTTTGGAGATGGTGGTGAGAGGTGTTTGCCGGCGGAAGAGGGTTTGGAGAGTGATTGACAAATGTTGGGATGAGATTTGGAGGTTCTGA